GTTCAGTCTCCGCGCGCCAGGAAGGTGGGGCCCCGGGCGTCATCCGCGCTCTCGTGCGCCTCTTCCATCACGGTGGTCTCCGCGTGGATGAAGCCGATGACACCCTCGCCCACGGTGAGCGCGACGGTGTTCACGAAGTCGGTCCAGGTGTTGGTCTGCATGGCCTCGCCGCCCGTGCGGAACCCCAGGTACATCACCCGCGAGCCGGAGCGCGCCCGGCTGCGGATGTGGAAGATGACGTCGCCAGGCTCGTTGCGGTAGGCGCCGAAGGTGATGCGTCCCGCCTCGGGGTGCCCCGGCAGGGTGGCCATGGTGAGGCTCTGGCGATCCCGATGGATGATGCGCACGTGGAAGGTCCCCGCTCCCCGGATGCGCACCCGCAGCTCGTCGCCCGGCTCGAGCGGTGTGCTCCGCTCATCCTCCCGGTCGAAGATGACCAGCTCCTCCGGCGCGAACTCCGCGAACCGGGAGGCCACCAGCTCCATCAACTCCGACGGCGAGCAGCCACAGTTCTCGATGACCGCCCAGTAGTCGCGTTGCAGCAGCGGGCCGGCACCCTCCTCGGCGGAGAGCAATCCTTTCAGCAAGGCCTCGCCTGCCTCCATGCCCATCTCCCCCATCTCGCCGCCTCCACCGGACGCCTTAAATATGGTGCACGGCGCAATGGTGGGCACACGGGTGGAGGAGGGTGAAATGCAACAGGACATCAATCCGGCGAGTGAGAGGTCGAAGCGGGACTACCGGGCCGCGACGGTGATGCGGGCCGAGCATGAGGAGGGCTCGTTCACCCGGCTGCTGGAACAGCAGACAGCCAAGATTCCCTCGGACGTCTTCCTCTTCGCCAGCCTGTGCGCGATGGCCTTCTCGCTGGGCGCGGAGCTGGCGCAGCGGACCCGGGCCAGCCGCTTCGTGGGCATGTGGGTGGGGCCGCTGCTCATCATGGGCGTGTACAACAAGATGGTGAAGACGTTCGGGGCGCGCTGAGCTCCGGCGTCAGCCGCTGACGGATTCGAGATGCGGGAGCGCATGCGGGGGTTGGCTGCCTGGTCTGGTAGCATGCCCCGCCATGACAATTCCGGTTCGCCGTCTACTCCCTCTGTGTCTCCTCCTCGTCGTCGCCACCTCCCGGTGCTCGTGTCTCACCGCGACGAGCTCGACTGGCACGTGCGAGGGAAGCATCGGAGGCGTGGATGTCACCGGTGAGCTGGACCCGGAGAGCGAACACCACACGGTGTATCCGCCCAACGGTGGCAGCTCGCAGACCGTGCTCACCCTGAGCTGTGCCAAGGGCAAGCTCAAGGTGAATGGCACCTTGTCGCGCGTCAGCGTGCTGCCCTGGGACCCCGCCAAGCTGCCGCCGGAGGGCGGCTCGCAGGCGTGTCCGGGCACGAGCGACGGCGGCTCCCCGGACGCGGGGACCTCGGATGGGGGCACCTCGGATGCGGGGACGGGCGGTTGCTCGCCCGACGCGGGCTCTTCGTCCAATCGCGGGCCGGTGCATCGCTGGGAGGTGCTCTCGTCGGATGTGCACCCCAAGCTCGTCGCGGGTCTCATCGATGCCATCCTGAAGCTCGATGAGAGCATCGACGGCACGGTGACGATGGAGTTCGAGGATGGTTCCAAGGTGACCATCCGCTTCAACGTGTACCACGAGGACAGCCTCGACGTCGGCGAGCCTCCCTCCTCGGGCGGTGGTGGCGGTTCGGACTTCGACTGAGCGCGGCTGGACGCGTGAAGTCCCTGCTCCAACGGTTGCGTGAGCCGGTGGACGCGGCCTTCCTGGCCGCGTTCCGCATGGCCGTGGGCGCGGTGCTCGTATGCGCCATCGCGCGCTACTTCCTCCACGGGTGGATCCGCGCCTATTACGTCGCTCCTCGCGTGTACTTCCCGTTCTACGGGTTCGAGTGGCTCCGGCCGCTCCCTCCCGCTGGCATGTACGCGCTCTTCGCGCTGCTGGGCGTGCTCGCCTTCGGGCTGATGGTGGGCGCGTGGCCTCGCGCGTGCGCCGCCCTCTTCGGGGGGCTCTTCGCCTACGTGCAGCTCCTCGACCGCACGCACTACCTCAACCACTACTACCTGGTCTGCATGGTGTGCGGCCTGCTGGCCCTCATGCCGCTCTCCGGTGTGGCGTCCCTCGATGCGCGCAGGCGTCCCGCGCTCGCCCATGACACCGTCCCGGCCTGGACGCTGTACACACTCCGGGCCCAATTGCTCGTCGTGTACCTGTTCTCGGGGCTCGCCAAGGTGCAGCCGGACTGGCTCGTCCGCAATCAGCCGATGCGCCTGTGGCTTGGAACGAGCGCGGGAGCACGGGCCCTCGAGATCCTCGTTCCCCTGGATGTGCTCGCTGCGCTGAGCAGCTGGGGCGGCGCCTTCGTGGTGCTGTGCTGCCCGCCGCTGATGCTCGTGCGCCGGCTCCGGCCGTATGCCTATGCGGGGCTCGTGGGCTTCCACGTGATGTCGGGCAGCCTCCTGACCATCGGTGTCTTCCCCTGGCTCATGGTGCTCGCGCTGCTCGTCTTCTTCGAGCCCGACTGGCCCCGGCGCTGGCTGCGGTGG
This is a stretch of genomic DNA from Archangium violaceum. It encodes these proteins:
- a CDS encoding DUF1990 family protein, whose protein sequence is MEAGEALLKGLLSAEEGAGPLLQRDYWAVIENCGCSPSELMELVASRFAEFAPEELVIFDREDERSTPLEPGDELRVRIRGAGTFHVRIIHRDRQSLTMATLPGHPEAGRITFGAYRNEPGDVIFHIRSRARSGSRVMYLGFRTGGEAMQTNTWTDFVNTVALTVGEGVIGFIHAETTVMEEAHESADDARGPTFLARGD
- a CDS encoding HTTM domain-containing protein; this translates as MKSLLQRLREPVDAAFLAAFRMAVGAVLVCAIARYFLHGWIRAYYVAPRVYFPFYGFEWLRPLPPAGMYALFALLGVLAFGLMVGAWPRACAALFGGLFAYVQLLDRTHYLNHYYLVCMVCGLLALMPLSGVASLDARRRPALAHDTVPAWTLYTLRAQLLVVYLFSGLAKVQPDWLVRNQPMRLWLGTSAGARALEILVPLDVLAALSSWGGAFVVLCCPPLMLVRRLRPYAYAGLVGFHVMSGSLLTIGVFPWLMVLALLVFFEPDWPRRWLRWRAASPSSPAPPATARWVLPLLAVHFLVQLALPLRHWLYPGDVLWNEEGFRFSWHLKIMEKQGQARFYATDPRTGVRWELRGDDLLSDKQAGRMMTQPDLILAFAHVLAERTGLPGVQVRADVRVSLNGRPPRPLIDPRVDLAAESDGFLPKRWILPMEESP